One genomic segment of Bacteroidota bacterium includes these proteins:
- a CDS encoding Rrf2 family transcriptional regulator, producing the protein MFSKACEYGIKATIYVAKKSLEDKKVSLKVVAKAINSPEAYTSKILQQLTRNNIINSEKGPKGGFYMDSKALDKVMLSTIVFAIDGDVIYRGCGLGLKRCNENMPCPVHYQFKNIREELKQMLETTSVKSLSMDVKNGLAFLRR; encoded by the coding sequence TTGTTTTCAAAGGCATGCGAATACGGAATTAAGGCTACAATTTATGTAGCAAAAAAATCACTTGAGGATAAAAAGGTGAGTTTAAAAGTCGTGGCTAAAGCAATTAATTCACCGGAAGCATATACTTCAAAAATTTTACAACAACTCACCCGCAATAACATTATCAATTCTGAAAAAGGCCCGAAAGGTGGGTTTTATATGGATAGTAAAGCATTAGATAAAGTTATGCTAAGCACTATTGTATTTGCAATTGATGGAGATGTAATTTATAGAGGGTGTGGATTGGGTTTGAAACGATGCAATGAAAACATGCCTTGCCCTGTACATTATCAGTTTAAAAATATTAGAGAGGAACTTAAACAAATGCTGGAAACCACATCTGTAAAATCGTTGAGTATGGATGTAAAAAACGGATTAGCATTTTTAAGACGATAA
- a CDS encoding T9SS type A sorting domain-containing protein gives MIILFYLREVDVDWYNTFISGPSVILEEGIYKMWFTAPDLIFNSQPTDGKGNIGYATSLDGIHWEVFPSSVLIAGAQDNWDSASIAEPIVIKVGSKYYMFYSALNQWAIENFQIGFAESTDGINWTKSTENPVLQIGNTNEWDRYWATHPTVIYDSIANKFKMWYTGRDTAIIDSIMGYYWDIGYAESIFSTTELIENTNKNTTLHIYPNPNNGIFTLVLPDTFYEDAVVRIYNSTGELITQLSYLYNEENTLEIQLPDGLYILTLQNEKGFLKEKLIIQK, from the coding sequence TTGATAATCCTGTTTTATCTCCGGGAAGTGGATGTGGATTGGTATAACACTTTTATCTCTGGTCCTTCAGTTATTTTGGAAGAAGGAATTTATAAAATGTGGTTCACTGCACCTGATCTTATATTTAATAGTCAACCAACCGATGGAAAAGGAAATATTGGATATGCCACTTCATTGGATGGAATACATTGGGAAGTATTTCCCTCGTCGGTTTTAATTGCCGGTGCTCAGGATAACTGGGATTCGGCGAGTATTGCAGAACCAATTGTGATAAAAGTGGGAAGCAAATACTATATGTTTTACTCGGCACTTAATCAATGGGCTATTGAAAATTTTCAAATAGGATTTGCTGAATCAACGGATGGAATTAACTGGACAAAGTCAACAGAAAATCCGGTATTACAAATAGGTAATACAAATGAATGGGATAGATATTGGGCTACACATCCCACAGTAATTTATGATAGCATCGCCAATAAATTTAAAATGTGGTACACCGGAAGAGACACCGCAATAATAGATTCTATCATGGGATACTATTGGGATATTGGTTATGCAGAAAGTATTTTTTCAACAACAGAACTCATAGAAAATACTAATAAGAATACTACACTCCATATTTATCCAAATCCCAATAATGGAATTTTTACCCTGGTTCTACCTGATACATTTTATGAAGATGCGGTAGTGCGCATTTATAATAGTACCGGAGAATTAATAACACAACTCTCCTATTTGTATAATGAAGAAAATACACTTGAAATACAATTACCCGATGGCTTGTATATTCTAACTCTGCAGAACGAAAAAGGATTTTTAAAAGAAAAATTAATAATTCAAAAATAA
- a CDS encoding cbb3-type cytochrome c oxidase subunit I, producing the protein MESNNILGESGIIITILLIAIPIIVASLLVVTRTYSIFKKYLHKKELEKFNTYLRSLSPDEVEKLEQRKKELEYTLANNELAGDAPPSDKKGLIDNISNTDVLRFVEKKKRGQLRPYIEPDLTKLILWYLGCATFWLVLGTTFGEYLGIKFSAPDVDHISWLSFGRLRPVHTNMVFWGWASLAMIGLAYYVIPRVSNVRIASIKTGYTTLILINASVIIGSVMLMAGINNGGGEYREYIWPVMALFGIGVFISLLNFLKTIARRTTKEIYVSNWYIVSAMMFVLVIAIVAYWPSWQTGLGETIVQGYYMHQGVGMWFMLLSLGLMYYFLPQQLNKPIYSYSLGILAFWTQIIFYTLIGTHHFIFSAIPWWLQTVAIVGSVGMIIPVVAGTTNFLMTFKGSWNKLSDSYTLPFYLIGIIFYFTGSLQGTAEAFRFTNLVWHFTDFTVAHSHLTMYGIITFMLWGFIYTIVPRLTGKEPPHNTVGAHFWLALIGLLFYTVPLMYGSTLKGLMWMDGKPFIDSVAMMTPFWLWRAIGGSLMWISHILFAYNFYTMVKKQDEFEIPKSAIDILNAKAQTDTQSNLN; encoded by the coding sequence ATGGAAAGTAATAATATTTTAGGTGAATCAGGTATAATAATTACCATACTACTTATTGCAATACCGATAATTGTAGCTTCCTTATTGGTAGTTACCCGTACATATTCGATATTTAAAAAATATCTACACAAAAAGGAATTAGAAAAATTTAATACTTACCTCAGAAGTTTATCTCCTGACGAGGTGGAGAAATTGGAACAACGAAAAAAAGAATTGGAATATACATTAGCTAATAATGAGTTGGCAGGAGATGCACCTCCATCCGACAAAAAAGGATTGATAGATAATATTAGCAATACAGATGTATTGCGCTTTGTAGAAAAAAAGAAAAGAGGACAATTACGACCATATATAGAACCTGATTTAACCAAACTAATTCTATGGTATTTAGGATGTGCTACTTTTTGGTTGGTGTTAGGTACAACATTCGGAGAATATCTCGGAATAAAATTCTCGGCACCGGATGTTGATCATATCAGTTGGTTAAGTTTTGGAAGATTACGACCTGTACATACTAATATGGTATTTTGGGGATGGGCATCTTTGGCAATGATTGGATTAGCATACTATGTAATTCCTCGAGTAAGTAATGTGCGTATTGCAAGTATTAAAACAGGTTATACTACTCTAATTCTCATTAATGCAAGTGTTATAATTGGCAGTGTAATGTTAATGGCGGGTATTAATAATGGAGGTGGTGAATACAGAGAATATATCTGGCCTGTTATGGCATTATTTGGTATTGGTGTATTCATATCATTATTAAATTTTCTGAAAACAATTGCCCGCAGAACTACCAAAGAAATTTATGTTTCTAACTGGTATATTGTTTCGGCAATGATGTTTGTATTAGTAATTGCAATTGTTGCATATTGGCCAAGCTGGCAAACCGGATTAGGAGAAACAATTGTACAAGGTTACTACATGCATCAAGGTGTGGGAATGTGGTTTATGTTATTGTCTCTTGGTTTGATGTATTATTTTTTACCGCAACAACTCAATAAACCTATATACTCTTATAGCTTAGGGATATTAGCGTTCTGGACACAAATTATTTTCTATACACTCATCGGTACACACCATTTTATTTTCAGTGCAATTCCATGGTGGTTGCAAACTGTTGCCATTGTAGGAAGTGTGGGTATGATAATTCCGGTTGTTGCAGGTACTACAAATTTCTTAATGACTTTTAAAGGATCTTGGAATAAACTTTCTGACAGCTATACACTTCCTTTTTATTTAATAGGTATCATCTTTTATTTCACAGGCTCACTACAAGGAACTGCGGAAGCCTTTCGATTTACAAATTTAGTATGGCATTTTACCGATTTTACAGTTGCGCATTCCCACTTAACTATGTATGGAATTATCACATTTATGTTATGGGGTTTTATTTATACTATCGTTCCAAGACTTACTGGAAAAGAGCCTCCACATAATACAGTGGGTGCACATTTCTGGCTTGCACTTATAGGCCTATTATTTTATACCGTGCCTTTAATGTATGGCTCCACATTGAAAGGATTAATGTGGATGGACGGCAAACCATTTATTGATAGCGTTGCAATGATGACTCCATTTTGGTTATGGCGTGCAATAGGTGGTTCATTGATGTGGATTTCACATATTTTGTTTGCTTATAATTTTTATACAATGGTTAAGAAGCAAGATGAATTCGAAATACCTAAATCTGCGATAGATATTTTAAATGCAAAGGCACAAACGGATACACAATCAAACCTTAATTAA
- a CDS encoding NAD(P)-dependent oxidoreductase: protein MLSPTIKKRILLTGASGTVGYEVLKQLYAIKENFEITVFDVNSKKSRKKFKPFSKEVRIVYGDITKTDNLKNICFDKDVVIHLAAIIPPLADEKSELAYQVNTIGTEQLIRCLEQHSPHAFFLYSSSVSVYGDRIKNPWITTQDPLNPSPRDEYATTKIAAEKIIQNSKLDWSIFRLSAIMGGHKISKLMFHQPLNTSLEIATPEDTARAFVNAIFKQEQVSKKIFNLGGGENCRISYSDLLIRSFKIFGLGKFDFPPNTFADKNFHCGYYKDGNELDAILNFTKDTLDSYFEKEQSKISVLRKILTQVFKKPIKNYLKKQSEPLAAYNQQNKKEMEHYFNIEK from the coding sequence ATGCTATCTCCTACAATTAAAAAAAGAATTTTATTAACCGGTGCTTCAGGAACTGTGGGGTATGAAGTATTAAAACAACTGTATGCAATAAAAGAAAATTTTGAGATCACAGTATTCGATGTAAATTCGAAAAAATCAAGAAAAAAATTCAAACCATTCTCAAAGGAAGTACGGATAGTTTATGGAGACATTACCAAGACGGATAATTTAAAAAATATTTGTTTTGATAAAGATGTTGTTATCCATCTTGCAGCAATAATTCCACCTTTGGCCGATGAAAAATCGGAGTTAGCATACCAAGTAAATACAATAGGTACGGAACAATTAATCCGCTGTTTAGAACAACATTCTCCTCATGCATTTTTTTTATATAGTTCATCTGTTTCGGTATATGGTGATAGAATAAAAAATCCCTGGATAACAACTCAAGATCCATTAAACCCCAGTCCGAGGGATGAATATGCAACTACAAAAATTGCGGCTGAAAAAATAATTCAAAACAGTAAACTTGATTGGAGTATTTTCAGATTGTCTGCAATAATGGGTGGACATAAAATTTCCAAATTAATGTTTCATCAACCGCTGAATACTTCACTTGAAATTGCAACACCGGAAGATACAGCAAGAGCTTTTGTGAATGCAATATTCAAACAAGAACAAGTATCAAAAAAAATATTCAATCTGGGTGGTGGAGAAAATTGTAGAATAAGCTATTCCGATTTATTAATACGCTCATTTAAAATATTCGGTTTGGGCAAATTTGATTTCCCCCCAAACACATTTGCTGATAAAAATTTCCACTGCGGTTATTATAAAGATGGCAATGAATTAGATGCAATATTGAATTTCACCAAGGATACTTTAGATAGTTATTTTGAAAAAGAACAATCCAAAATTTCTGTTCTTAGAAAAATATTAACCCAGGTTTTTAAAAAGCCAATAAAAAACTATTTAAAAAAACAATCAGAACCTTTAGCTGCTTACAATCAACAGAATAAAAAAGAGATGGAACATTATTTTAATATTGAAAAGTAA
- a CDS encoding carboxymuconolactone decarboxylase family protein, with protein MKQRLNYGEVAPEAMKAMYGLENYVKNSGLEISLYELVKTRASQLNGCAYCIDMHTKDARKAGETEQRLYALNAWRETPFYTERERAALEWTEALTLIASNPVSDELYALVRKQFTEQEIVALTMAIFAINGWNRLAIGFRTVPGTYVAR; from the coding sequence ATGAAACAAAGATTGAATTACGGTGAAGTTGCACCCGAGGCAATGAAAGCCATGTATGGTTTGGAGAATTATGTAAAAAATTCCGGTTTGGAAATATCGCTTTATGAGTTGGTGAAAACAAGAGCTTCTCAATTAAATGGCTGTGCGTATTGTATTGATATGCATACTAAAGATGCTCGCAAAGCCGGTGAAACAGAACAGCGTTTATATGCTTTAAATGCCTGGCGGGAAACGCCTTTTTATACTGAGCGGGAAAGGGCTGCACTGGAATGGACAGAAGCGTTGACATTGATTGCAAGTAATCCAGTATCTGATGAGTTATATGCCTTGGTTCGCAAACAATTTACTGAGCAGGAAATTGTTGCACTGACTATGGCGATTTTTGCAATTAACGGATGGAATCGTTTGGCGATTGGTTTTAGAACAGTGCCCGGTACTTATGTAGCTCGATAA
- a CDS encoding catalase: MNNEKKKLTSVSGRPIAENQNVETAGRKGPMLLQDFWFLEKLAHFDREVIPERRMHAKGSGAFGTFTVTHDITKYTKAKIFSEIGKKTEMFARFSTVAGERGAADAERDIRGFALKFYTEEGNWDLAGNNTPVFFMKDPYKFPDLNKAVKRDPKTNLRSANHNWDFWTLLPEALHQVTILMSERGIPKSLRHMHGFGSHTFSFINAKNERHWVKFHFRTQQGIENLTNEEAEAIVAKDRESSQRDLFNAIEKGDFPKWKLQVQIMPEADAKNYRFDAFDLTKVWPHADYPLMDVGIMELNRNPENYFADVEQAAFNPANVVPGIGFSPDKMLQGRLFSYGDAQRYRLGVNHYQIPVNKPKCPFHNFHRDGAMRIDGNEGSTLHYEPNSYDQWKEQKEFVEPPLELEGAAFHYDHREDPDYFTQPGNLFRIMNDNQKQALFNNTAAAIGGAERFIQERHIGNCYKADPEYGKGVAMALGINMNDIKM, translated from the coding sequence ATGAACAATGAAAAGAAAAAACTCACCTCGGTTTCAGGAAGGCCGATTGCTGAGAATCAAAACGTAGAAACTGCGGGAAGAAAAGGGCCAATGCTGTTACAGGATTTTTGGTTTCTTGAAAAATTAGCGCATTTCGACAGAGAGGTAATTCCTGAAAGAAGAATGCATGCAAAAGGTTCAGGTGCTTTCGGTACGTTTACAGTAACCCATGATATTACCAAATACACTAAAGCAAAAATATTTTCCGAAATAGGAAAAAAGACTGAAATGTTTGCAAGGTTCTCTACTGTTGCCGGAGAAAGAGGTGCTGCTGATGCGGAACGAGATATTCGTGGTTTTGCGCTTAAATTTTATACAGAAGAAGGTAACTGGGATTTGGCAGGAAATAATACTCCGGTATTTTTCATGAAGGATCCTTATAAATTTCCTGATCTGAATAAAGCCGTAAAGAGAGATCCAAAAACAAACCTGAGAAGTGCAAATCACAACTGGGATTTCTGGACACTATTGCCTGAAGCATTGCATCAGGTTACAATTTTAATGAGTGAGAGAGGAATTCCTAAATCATTGAGACACATGCATGGTTTTGGAAGTCATACATTCAGTTTTATAAATGCAAAGAATGAAAGGCATTGGGTGAAATTTCATTTCAGAACACAGCAAGGAATTGAAAACTTAACCAATGAAGAAGCAGAAGCTATTGTTGCAAAAGACAGAGAAAGTAGTCAGAGGGATTTATTTAATGCAATTGAAAAAGGTGATTTCCCTAAATGGAAATTACAAGTGCAAATAATGCCGGAAGCAGATGCAAAAAATTATCGCTTTGATGCATTTGATTTAACTAAAGTATGGCCACATGCAGATTATCCATTAATGGATGTGGGTATTATGGAATTAAATAGAAATCCTGAAAATTATTTTGCGGATGTAGAACAAGCTGCTTTTAATCCTGCAAACGTAGTTCCGGGAATTGGTTTTTCTCCTGATAAAATGTTGCAAGGTCGTTTGTTCTCCTATGGTGATGCACAACGGTATAGATTAGGTGTAAATCATTATCAGATTCCGGTGAATAAACCGAAATGTCCTTTCCATAATTTCCATCGGGATGGTGCAATGCGCATTGATGGCAATGAAGGTTCAACGCTTCATTACGAACCAAATAGTTATGATCAATGGAAAGAACAAAAAGAATTTGTGGAACCTCCTTTAGAATTGGAAGGTGCTGCTTTTCATTATGATCATCGTGAAGATCCTGACTATTTTACTCAGCCAGGAAATTTATTCAGAATTATGAATGATAACCAAAAGCAAGCGCTGTTTAATAATACTGCTGCTGCAATTGGTGGTGCTGAAAGATTTATTCAAGAGCGTCATATCGGCAATTGCTATAAAGCAGATCCTGAATATGGCAAAGGTGTAGCAATGGCTTTGGGAATAAATATGAATGATATAAAAATGTAA